Below is a genomic region from Eupeodes corollae chromosome 1, idEupCoro1.1, whole genome shotgun sequence.
agtgttgaaGTGACTTTTTAGTTTGGTATGAATTGGATTGAAATAGAGTTGCATGTACATactttttacatacatacatacattactTATTAgcaatttaagttcaaaaaaatcgaatgtgATTTTATTCCAAATGAAAATCTtgtctaattttaaaatatatgtacatatgtatgtatgtaaatatagcAAAATACCGATGTAATTAACTCCCGATTAATGTTTGCATATCCGTCTAAATTCATTATTGGAGGATTCTTTGATATGGCCACCAAAAACATTTCGACTTCTTTCTGGGTTGCTCCGTCGACAGCTGTTAAATTCAcattcaaaagttttgtttggaAATCAAGGCCAACTCTGAGTGAGGCATGATGAGCTTCATTGCAAATTATGTACAACAATCCCATACAATAGAAAACTATAACGAAAAGACCAACTTCTTTGTAGGTCGCGCCATGATCAATAATTTCACTTAGCGATCCATAAGTTGCAATGATAGTtgtgaaaaaaataactaagcAATAAATTCCATACATGTTCGAATAAGCACGACCTATagattttgaacattttaaaacaaatataaaaccatCTTATTTGGAATAGAAAGTGTATTATAAAAATGGATGTACCAAGTTGCTGCATCATGTGGCTCAAGTCCATCCAAAGGTGTCTATATTCTGTGAGTTTCTGTGCAGGTTTTTCTCGTTGTAAGGTTTCTTGAAGAAATCCAGCTAAAGCCTTGCTGGCAGTGCCAAAAGCATTGCAATTGATATACCTGAAATAAGTTTGATAATAATACACTGGATAATGAGATGATATGGCTTaatctttaataatttaagattataTTTCCTGAGGATCTTAGTTGTTAGCAAAAAATTGACTGTTTGTTTTgataatactttaaaatttaccgAAAATAGGATTccatttttcaaacatttattttaatgagtGGAAACCTCAAGTTGCGAGTTTAGGTACCTATTACCCACCTTTGTCTACGTCTCAGTTGAATTCTAAGGCACTAGGTATACAAATTTAGCATAGGTTTGAATTCGACTTTTGCTTATGTTTgatattatttgtttacttaaggAGGCACTACAGTATTGTGTGAATtggggccttacccaacaaacttctccatttagctcggCCCTAGCTAGATTGTATAGTTGCACCctccaagttgagtgaggtGCCTTTCCAATTGTGTGCATCACCTAATCCGCGGCGTAAATTTACTACGGCGCCCTGTGTgggtggatttgaagacttttcaGAACAGAGCGTGACCCACCTATCTCAGACTTTGTAATTTTATTCTCCTGGATTatgtaactttttttaacaaattgtttggttaacaCTCTGAAATCGATTGTCACCTTGCacagacgtattttcttgattttgatagtcaactattaCTTACCCGATTTCATCCCTGGTGTAAATTAcgctatttttttttgggaattttttgataaattattctggcaaatattcaattgtatatcaactttcaaatataaaaactggactactgcggatcgtttttttggcatttttaatGATACTGGAAACAATAAACTTTCTAGGAGGTTGTCGTTCTACATGTACACATACCTTTAATATAAAGATTTGCGGTACCGTATTATAAAGGCCTTCGGTACCAATGGTTGAAACGCAACGATTTTGGACTCCCGCTTGCAATTAACACATTAtccaaaataatttcgaaagaaacaaatattgtcaaaaatcTTTAGAAGTTATCATCTATCAACACTGTTCTTCATACTATCGTAAATGAATCTTTATTGGTACTatattatttacatacataattaATGGTATTGTATTTgctatatgtatataattgaaagctttttcttattcttaaataaatatcatttcatATATAAACTATTCATTTGTCACACCACAGTTCATTTAATCTTTAAGGTCATCAGAATCTATAACTTTAcctatttcaatatttgtaaacctttttctaaatttgaataaaacttaagttaaatataaacGGATCATGTTCTTCTTTCCTTTTATTTGGACTTGGGAGAACGTTTTTCAAATCTGGTGCCGAAACACGGGAATTTTGAACGTTTAGGAAAGTTAAATTCGACGAACGAAACGAACGCGCCATCGAATTTTAATGCcgtgaaattgaaaaagttgcaGCCGAAGAAATTCTCGGGCGACTTTAAAGATTGGGTCCCATTTTGAGAACAATATCGCTTTCTCGTTCATGATAATCCTTCTTTAAGTACGATCGATAAATTAATCAAGcagattaatataatataattaacaaataaaatataatcttacAGACTACAGAAACAAGGTTTTAACTTTAGTAATAAAGAagtgaaatataaatacaaatatctaaTTATGTAAGGCTAAAACTTGAACCACCAGTGTAGGAGTTaggaaataaatacaataaatattttttaaaagattctcGACTTTGTTAGGAAAAGAAGTCAACATGATTACAAATGATATTAGATTCTCTAATGCATCGAGTTAGAGGCTCATTGAAacggctccctgaaattacgccataggaaattacgccaaaaactgttttggaaaaaaagcccaaacaattttggcgtaaaaaaataggaaaaagcgcccaaaaacaaaaaggaaaatacgccaaaaagtgtggaaattacgccaaacttttggaaaaagagccaaaatactaaaatggaaaaaacgccaaaaaaaaataagaactttttggtgtaatttccaaattagtattggaaattaagcctttaaagaatgaacagagctttttctggcttaatttccaaaattaatttgaaattaaagcccaaaaagtctataaaagaaTCTGAACGTACGACGTAACATGGAGGGGCGCGGTGCAACCCGCGTGGCGCGGCGCCGCGCGCGTCGCGCTGCAACGGCGAACGCGACGCGTACGCGCTGCCTCCCCCGCCATTGATTATATCATAGGTATTTGtgcatttgttttgtagaacacattttcttataactttgtttatttcaatttgtcaatttttgtataggtattaaATGTAAACCTGAAGGACATCTGCCACATTTTCCCGACAACACGGACATTGGTCAATGAAGTTTTTTGCTTTAACACACAATCcatcactttttactttcattttagcaccacaattgttaatataacaaatgtaaagaacatcatttttatacacacattttctttttgtgtatttgtttttgttctgttacgtacaaaagtttactatttttttgtttaccacttataatttcataatcaaaactttccattttgtCCATCGCTTTATCAAAACGCTCTTCTACTAACGGTATGGAAACAACAAACTATCAATAACTACTGAtcacgttaaaaaatttaacaaaatatgctcttcaaaattcgtgaaaaacatgtaaaatactgttatttgccgttatataattttgtataccatatgaatacattcgacaaacatgtacttttttgtttttgatttggaagAATAAACGGTTAATTTTCTTGCTTTTTATCCTTATTTgattaggaaaaaaagccaaaaagtttgttttgttgcgttttttgctttaagatttggaaaaaaactaaaaagtttatttttggtcgttttttcattttttgtttggaaaaaaagtccaaaagcaaatttttggcgttttttccaaacaaaaattatttggccttttttcatgattctaaaaggaaaaaacgccaagaaattttcggaaaaaatagccaaaaaatccggaattaacaccaaactctttgggttctttttcctaggaaaaaaagccaaaaaattgtatggagaatttttggcgttttttccattttatttttttggtgtaatttcctatggcgtaatttcagggagccatTGAAACCATAGTTTACTCTATGATAGGGTTCATGAAATAGAGTACAAGATCGCGTTTGCCTATACGGAGCATATATATCGACTAAGGACAAAAGTGAAGGGCAGTTTATATGAGAAGTAATAATATCACGTATGAAAACCACTGAAAAATACCGACGGTGAATATCAAGTAGTATTAGACCAAGCAGTTTACATCTGGTTTCATAAGGAGGCATTTCAATGTTCCAATTTAGTCGGTGAACTACAATTCGCGAAAACTTTTTCTGAATCCTTTCAATTCTTAAacagtgatttttataaaaaggattccaaatTACTTAGCAGTATTCTAGGGAAGATCTCACATAAGCATAAAATAATGACCGAAGGGTAAATGGatctttaaactcttttgagTTGCGAACCACAAACCCTAGCATAGTATTTGCTttagcaacaacaaaatcaatatgggagttgaagtttagtttgtaatcaaatattacacctaggtctttcttttctttaagcttagtaagttttgttttatttatttcgtattcaaaacaaattgtacTAAGACTACGAGAGAAAGATAAAGATTGgcatttagaaacatttaagaaaagctgGTTAACAGTGCACCATACAATCGTCCAAGGATTTGATACAGTGGAAAATTTtgatatcatccgcaaacattaggcaGAGAGAATTGTTGATAACCGTTGGTATGTCATTGATTAATATCAGGAATAGAAGGGATCCCaagtgacttccttgaggaacaccagaagtTACATGAATCACTTCAGAAAGTAAATCATTAAAGCGGACAAACTGTGTTCTACCTATGAGATAGGACGCAAACCATTTTAAACTATTAGAATGGAATCCGATAGATTCCATCTTTTTTAATAGTATAAAATACATCAGTTTGAAACCATTTTCGAGATTTCTAGTAATTTggttacaaaaaatagataGGTTTGTTGTAGTGGATCTTCGGGCTATAAATCCATGCTGAGATGGATTTTCTTTGAGAATAAAGGTTAGTTTATCATAAActattttctcgaaaattttagGAATCGTAGAAAATTTACTCATAGGACGGTTCTCATAGGCAAAGCAGTAGAAACAATAGCTGGTCTTACTCCTTCGGAGGCTAATTACGTGACGACTATAACATTATTAAAAGAGGAATACGGGAATAGTCGTCaaattattttgtgatgttaAAAGGTGTTTTGTTGCGTTGCATACCAAATTATTTACGAGTGGATTTTCATCGTTACTACGAGGACTCAAGTGCCAATGTCTAAAGTGGTAGCCAAGAGAATGATGATGAGTGCCGAGTAAAAGCAATCACCTGCAAAACCTGTAATGGACGACATGCTATGATGATTCTGCAGTGAACCTATACATATCTGATCGAGTTAAAAAAGGTATTACTTATTTGCAAACAGAATGTGCTTATGCCAAATGAAAGCTCTACTTTTTCTATGTTTGTTCGCATTGTCATTACCGTCGTTTAAATTTACCTGTTGTCGGAGAGCATTAACTGAGCGTTATCACATTCGGTAGTGACAAACCAAAGCCAAGCAAGCTTTGTAATAGAGTTCGTTTTGTGCTTCGTGGCCAATTTGATGATCAAGCTGTAGTGGTAGATGCAATTGAGATTCCAGCTATTTGCTTTGATGTACTCTCTGACCCCAAAAACGACCAAGTTGTTTCAACAGTGAATCTGCAGTCAGCGGATAATCGCGCCCATGGCCAATCACTAGAAGGTGGTATAAGTATAAGCATATTGGCAATTCGCAACAGGTGAACACAAGCGTCTAACAGATAGGTTGACAGCAATCAACACAATCTTGGGATTTCAATTCAAGGACCATCGACCATCGAACAGAAAGCATCAGATTCAACTTGTGCAATTTCACTCAACGTTTGTGCCTGTGAGATATACAGAGGTTTTGGAAGCTCGATATTTTGGGAATcacttctgaaaataaaaaggtGGTAAGTGATGATGTTTCCTTGAATGTATATATATAGGAAAGGTGATAGGTTTGAAGCATTGCTTCCATGAAAAACGATTTCCACCCGCTTCATAATAACCGTACAGGTGCACTCATACGGATGCAGTCACTAGTGAGAAAAGTTTGTGCAGCtgggaaaattattaattacgATGAGGCtatgatcgatattcaacgggAATTGCTGAACCGGTGTCAGAGAACGTGGTTGACGATAACGGCCTTTATTATTTGCCACACTGTCCGGTGTATAGAGAAGATAAGGAAACAACAAAATTCCGTATTGTTTTTGACGCGTCCGCCCACGCACCCAACCATTCGTCGCTTAACGACGCCTTAGAAGTAGGGGAGAACTTTTTACTTATCTTTTGCTaatccttttaaattttctagtaGGAAAAGTTGGTCTAATTTCAGACATCGAAAAGGCGTTTCTGCAAATATTGCTCAAACCATCAAACATCGAATGAGACAGCCACCGCTTTCTTTGGTTTGCCGAAAAGATCATTAACGACAAGATATTACCTGCGGTGAGGACTTACCGAATGACGCAATTAACATTTGGGGTGAAAAGCAGTCCGTACATTCTTGGTGCGATGATTCAAGAACTGAGTAAAGAAGCTTCTACCCAAACTGACGAAGAGACGGTGTGTCGTCGTTTCACTTGTGATCTATTGAAAAACAGCTTCTATATGGACGATTTTGTTGCGTCTCTTCATGATGAAAATCTTGCCACAGCAGTTCATTGTAATGGTGAACTTACGGTAAACTTTATTTGCGCAAAGAACAGAGTTGCTCCTCAATAAAAACGATGGCTAAAATGAACTTACTATTCCGAAATTGGAACTAACGGCAGCCTTGATTGCTGCTCGGATGCTTGCGTATTTGCAAGCCAATCTACGGATCACTATTTGTAATGCTTTTCTGTGGACGGACTCTCAAATCTGTCATCCTGGCGATACTGTCCGAGAGTGGAAAACCCTGCTGATCTGCTTACAAGAGGCGTAAGTGCATCCTTCTTGGCTAGTGAAGGATAAACCTTTCTGGCCGATTACTCATAACTTTAGTACTGCTTATACTGCTGCTTTGTGTACTCTGTCCTTAAAGGCAGACGAAAACACAAATGAAGATAATGTAAAACTGCAGTATGCTGATCCGATTTTAAACGCTAGGATTTTAGTACATTAACTCGTCTTTTCCGTGTAACTGCTTGCGTTTTCCGAGCTATTGAGAGGTTTCGAAAACGCGATTTTGATTATGTTTCTGCTAAAGATATCGCTAAAGCTGAAATTTACTGGATCCGACATGTTCAAAAACAGTATTATCGTAATGAGATTTCATCTCTGCCAAGGAAAAGGGGTATGCCTTCTAATTCTTAATTATTATCTCTATTTCCATTTTTAGATGATACCAATAAGTTGTTACGAGTTGGTGGTCATCTCCAAGATGttgcaaataatataaacatttctCACGAAAATAATCTTACCGCAGTCATCTTATGTGACGAAACTTATAGTAATTGATCTTCATGCAAGGATCTTCCACGGTGGTACCTCAGCTGTTCTTTCACACTTACGCTCAAAATATtggattataaaataataaaaaatgttatcaaaaattGCTTCGTTTGTAAGCTTCCTCGAGGTAACAGGTAAATCAGCAACGCAACCTTTTGCATCACTTCCAAAAGATAGAGTCTTGTCAACTAGAGCATTCGAGAATTGACTTCGCAGCTCCGTTGTACGTTTTGGATATGTCTAGTCATCGAAAAAAGTTTTACATCTAACTATTCACATGTGCAGCAGATCGTGCTGTTCTTCTCGAATACACAAATGACCTTACAGCTGAGAGTTGCATTCTTGCAATACGACGATTCATTGCTCGGCGAGGAGCTCCTCGCATAATATATTCTGACAACGCTACAACTTTCAAGAAAACGTCCTCTGAGTTCCAGCAGCTAAGAAATGTAAGGGTGAATCTCGAATAACGTGGAAATTCATTGTTGAACGAGCTCCATGGTGGAGAGGCCTTTGGGAGCGTCTGGTGGGTTTGGTTAAAACAGCTTTACGAGCAGCTGTACGACGAGCGACTCATTAACAACGATCAGCTGCATACGTTGCTAACAGAAGTTGAATGTGTGGTGAATTCAAGGCGTATATGGGGGATTACCCATTAGACCTTGCACCACCCACTCCTGCTAATTTTCTAAATGGACCAAGCGGACCTCCGCAAGAGTTTTCATCGGAAAATCAAACCAGTAATGCATTACGAAAGCAGTGGAAAGAGCGCCTAATTTTCATAGCTGCTTTCAAGAAGAGGTGGTTTATGGAGTACCTTTTTCAACTGAGATCCTTACAtcttgttaaaaattacctCGAGTCTAACCTTCAAGTTGGAGATGTGGTATTAGTGGAAGATTCATCCTTGCCTCGACCTCTATGCCACTTAGCTGTAATACAAAAGGCTTTTCTTAGGCGAGACGGTAAAATTCGAGCATGTGAAATAAAGCTTTCTAGCGGTTCTATTTTACGAAGGccaatacaaaaatctttagAAGTTATCATCTATTAACACTGTTCTTCATAATATCGTAAATGAATCTATAATGGTACTatattatttacatacataattaATGGTATTGTATTTGCTATATATAATTGAAAGctttttcttattataaaatacatatCATTTCATCTATAAACTATTCATTTGTCACACCACAGTTCAGATAATCTTTAAGGTCATCAGAATCTATAACTCTACCTATTTCGATAAACCTTttcttaatttgaattaaacttaaattaaatataaacggaTCGTGTTcttcttttctattatttggATTTGGGAgaacgtttttcaaaaatatattggaatatataattaaaacgaTAAGTCTGAAATAAAgtaatggttttttaaaaagttcaattccACGAGGTAAATAGAaccaataataacaaaaatcataaataacaaGTAATTATTCATTGAACATTTGCTTAGTTGTTGGGTACATTGAtgcacacatttttatttacaaaggcCACGGGaggacaaacaaatatttttttaacaagaagGGTACACACAGAGtagatttaataatttacaCTAAAACAGTAGGAATAAAAACCACACAATAATTGGTATGTTAGGTAACAgcatatttctttcaaattttcatAGTTTCAAATCCTAAAAAACAAGTTTGTGAAGCTTGGTTACATTTTCCAGTTATCGAACACTTTGTGGCTAAAAATGGTGGCTTTGAATAGGAAATTCAGGTTTGTTATAATCGCCctacacaaattttaacaaaatggaGGATccaggggggtcatatgagccgtAATACTCATTAAGTTTAATtgtataaactatttttttcgtagtttaattaaaattaaattaaatttgattgtcaaACACAACCAACATATTTGTAATAATCTTAGAGGTattcacaaaatttcaaatttggaaacaactttagtaatgctttaaattattttaataacatctGTTCTGAGAGAAGGAGCAAATATTCTGATtattaagaagaaaccttaattaacacttaaattaaaattctgtgaaaaaaaacaaatttattttcttaacacaaACTAGGCACATAAAGAGTGCTAGGCTTTCTTTAATACAAgaattgaaaaaactttttgagGTGTTAAATTCAAAGTTTGACTCCTTAatgatcaaaatatttaaaaaagctcGATACAAAAcagtcattttttaaaatgtgtctCCAAGTTCCATTTTATGAGTAAGCAGACTGAAAGGGGTATTAATAATTGGCTCTCGGAAAATGTGCCAgaagaaaaacgccaaaaaagCTAGAAAAAtcttcatacattttattttttacaaatattttttttgcaaattttcccATTTTCTGGCCTTTAgtatctatatttttgtagcgtttttccCCTTTATTATACATATaagtagttttaattttgtcagcctcctttacagaacatttttaagtgatAAAAACTCAACTTTATGTTCAGGGTGTGAACCCACCACACatctgattaaaagtctggaacgttaatgataatcgttttgtcgattattgtttcaaaaattaaagaatggcTCCACATCAGGTACATCGCATACTGGTAAAAAAAGGACTTCTCACAAACAAATTGCTCAATAAATTacacaaaaacaatttattatatgtatattcttatgtgaaaagaatttaacaaaaaatcaaagacGCTTTCCGCACTTCTAAACCTTTACACAATTTGTATGAC
It encodes:
- the LOC129954003 gene encoding gustatory and odorant receptor 21a, with translation MWTNYQLKFLKVTGTAIVFPNLYPLTWGLCIFSWTLSIGVNLSQYYLQPDFELWYTVAYYPIIAMLNGFCSLWYINCNAFGTASKALAGFLQETLQREKPAQKLTEYRHLWMDLSHMMQQLGRAYSNMYGIYCLVIFFTTIIATYGSLSEIIDHGATYKEVGLFVIVFYCMGLLYIICNEAHHASLRVGLDFQTKLLNVNLTAVDGATQKEVEMFLVAISKNPPIMNLDGYANINRELITSNVSFMATYLVVLLQFKITEQRGLKVQQG